A window of the Gossypium hirsutum isolate 1008001.06 chromosome A03, Gossypium_hirsutum_v2.1, whole genome shotgun sequence genome harbors these coding sequences:
- the LOC107935002 gene encoding abscisic acid 8'-hydroxylase 4 isoform X1: MEIVSILLYIILFLSTLLSLLKKQKNGIHFKKFKLPPGSMGWPYVGETLQLYSQDPNIFFLTKQKRYGEIFKTHILGCPCVMLASPEAARFVLVTHAHLFKPTYPKSKERLIGPHALFFHRGGYHARLRRLVQNSLAPQTIKKLIPDIQGIAVSTLESWAASGQVVNTFYEMKKLSFDVGILSIFGHIERGFREMLEENYRKVDKGYNSFPTNIPGTAYQQAILARKRLNRILGEIISSRKEKRLLEKDMLGHFLSFKDENDQKLSDEQIADNIIGVLFAAQDTTASVITWVLKFLHDDPKLLEAVKAEQMAIYDANNGGKMPLTWEQTRSMPLTHRVVMESLRMASIISFTFREAVVDVDYKGYLIPKGWKVMPLFRNIHHNPEFFPNPQEFDPSRFEQVAPKANTFMPFGNGVHACPGNELAKLEALILIHHLVTNFRCEVVSSKSGIQYGPFPVPQQGLPARFWKEPKQLQS, encoded by the exons ATGGAGATTGTTTCTATTTTACTATACATTATCCTCTTCCTCTCCACTCTTCTTTCAttattaaagaaacaaaagaatgggattcattttaaaaaattcaagctTCCACCTGGTTCAATGGGTTGGCCATACGTTGGTGAAACTCTTCAACTCTATTCTCAAGAcccaaatattttctttttaaccaAACAAAAAAG ATATGGTGAAATATTCAAAACCCATATACTGGGTTGCCCTTGTGTGATGTTGGCCAGCCCTGAGGCGGCTAGGTTCGTGTTGGTGACACATGCTCATTTGTTCAAACCGACGTACCCGAAGAGCAAAGAGAGGCTTATCGGTCCTCACGCACTGTTCTTTCACCGAGGCGGATACCATGCTCGGTTGAGGAGATTGGTGCAGAACTCGTTAGCACCTCAAACTATAAAGAAATTGATCCCTGATATTCAAGGCATTGCTGTTTCGACACTCGAATCATGGGCTGCTTCTGGTCAAGTTGTAAACACCTTTTATGAGATGAAGAAG TTGTCATTCGATGTCGgcattttgtccatttttggtCACATAGAAAGAGGGTTCAGAGAGATGTTGGAGGAGAATTACCGGAAAGTAGACAAAGGTTACAATTCCTTTCCGACAAACATTCCTGGGACTGCTTATCAACAAGCTATCCTT GCGAGGAAAAGGCTGAACCGGATTTTGGGTGAAATAATAAGCTCAAGGAAGGAGAAAAGGCTGTTGGAGAAGGACATGTTGGGCCATTTTTTAAGCTTCAAGGATGAAAATGATCAAAAATTGAGCGATGAGCAGATTGCAGATAACATTATTGGAGTACTTTTTGCAGCACAAGACACAACAGCCAGTGTTATAACATGGGTTCTTAAATTCCTTCATGATGATCCCAAACTTCTAGAAGCTGTTAAg GCAGAGCAAATGGCAATATATGACGCCAACAACGGAGGAAAAATGCCATTAACATGGGAACAAACAAGAAGCATGCCTCTTACACATAGG GTTGTAATGGAGAGCTTGAGGATGGCAAGTATTATATCTTTCACATTCAGGGAAGCAGTAGTTGATGTTGACTACAAAG GATACTTAATACCCAAGGGTTGGAAAGTGATGCCATTATTCAGGAACATTCATCATAACCCAGAATTTTTTCCCAATCCTCAAGAATTCGATCCATCTAGATTTGag CAGGTAGCTCCAAAAGCCAACACCTTCATGCCATTTGGAAACGGCGTTCATGCTTGCCCCGGCAATGAACTGGCGAAGCTGGAGGCTCTCATTTTGATCCACCACCTAGTAACAAATTTTag GTGCGAGGTTGTGAGTTCAAAAAGTGGTATTCAATATGGGCCATTCCCAGTGCCTCAACAAGGACTCCCAGCCAGATTTTGGAAGGAACCAAAGCAGTTACAATCATGA
- the LOC107935002 gene encoding abscisic acid 8'-hydroxylase 4 isoform X3 produces MEIVSILLYIILFLSTLLSLLKKQKNGIHFKKFKLPPGSMGWPYVGETLQLYSQDPNIFFLTKQKRYGEIFKTHILGCPCVMLASPEAARFVLVTHAHLFKPTYPKSKERLIGPHALFFHRGGYHARLRRLVQNSLAPQTIKKLIPDIQGIAVSTLESWAASGQVVNTFYEMKKLSFDVGILSIFGHIERGFREMLEENYRKVDKGYNSFPTNIPGTAYQQAILARKRLNRILGEIISSRKEKRLLEKDMLGHFLSFKDENDQKLSDEQIADNIIGVLFAAQDTTASVITWVLKFLHDDPKLLEAVKAEQMAIYDANNGGKMPLTWEQTRSMPLTHRVVMESLRMASIISFTFREAVVDVDYKGYLIPKGWKVMPLFRNIHHNPEFFPNPQEFDPSRFEVRGCEFKKWYSIWAIPSASTRTPSQILEGTKAVTIMMFGL; encoded by the exons ATGGAGATTGTTTCTATTTTACTATACATTATCCTCTTCCTCTCCACTCTTCTTTCAttattaaagaaacaaaagaatgggattcattttaaaaaattcaagctTCCACCTGGTTCAATGGGTTGGCCATACGTTGGTGAAACTCTTCAACTCTATTCTCAAGAcccaaatattttctttttaaccaAACAAAAAAG ATATGGTGAAATATTCAAAACCCATATACTGGGTTGCCCTTGTGTGATGTTGGCCAGCCCTGAGGCGGCTAGGTTCGTGTTGGTGACACATGCTCATTTGTTCAAACCGACGTACCCGAAGAGCAAAGAGAGGCTTATCGGTCCTCACGCACTGTTCTTTCACCGAGGCGGATACCATGCTCGGTTGAGGAGATTGGTGCAGAACTCGTTAGCACCTCAAACTATAAAGAAATTGATCCCTGATATTCAAGGCATTGCTGTTTCGACACTCGAATCATGGGCTGCTTCTGGTCAAGTTGTAAACACCTTTTATGAGATGAAGAAG TTGTCATTCGATGTCGgcattttgtccatttttggtCACATAGAAAGAGGGTTCAGAGAGATGTTGGAGGAGAATTACCGGAAAGTAGACAAAGGTTACAATTCCTTTCCGACAAACATTCCTGGGACTGCTTATCAACAAGCTATCCTT GCGAGGAAAAGGCTGAACCGGATTTTGGGTGAAATAATAAGCTCAAGGAAGGAGAAAAGGCTGTTGGAGAAGGACATGTTGGGCCATTTTTTAAGCTTCAAGGATGAAAATGATCAAAAATTGAGCGATGAGCAGATTGCAGATAACATTATTGGAGTACTTTTTGCAGCACAAGACACAACAGCCAGTGTTATAACATGGGTTCTTAAATTCCTTCATGATGATCCCAAACTTCTAGAAGCTGTTAAg GCAGAGCAAATGGCAATATATGACGCCAACAACGGAGGAAAAATGCCATTAACATGGGAACAAACAAGAAGCATGCCTCTTACACATAGG GTTGTAATGGAGAGCTTGAGGATGGCAAGTATTATATCTTTCACATTCAGGGAAGCAGTAGTTGATGTTGACTACAAAG GATACTTAATACCCAAGGGTTGGAAAGTGATGCCATTATTCAGGAACATTCATCATAACCCAGAATTTTTTCCCAATCCTCAAGAATTCGATCCATCTAGATTTGag GTGCGAGGTTGTGAGTTCAAAAAGTGGTATTCAATATGGGCCATTCCCAGTGCCTCAACAAGGACTCCCAGCCAGATTTTGGAAGGAACCAAAGCAGTTACAATCATGATGTTTGGTCTTTAA
- the LOC107935002 gene encoding abscisic acid 8'-hydroxylase 4 isoform X2 produces MEIVSILLYIILFLSTLLSLLKKQKNGIHFKKFKLPPGSMGWPYVGETLQLYSQDPNIFFLTKQKRYGEIFKTHILGCPCVMLASPEAARFVLVTHAHLFKPTYPKSKERLIGPHALFFHRGGYHARLRRLVQNSLAPQTIKKLIPDIQGIAVSTLESWAASGQVVNTFYEMKKLSFDVGILSIFGHIERGFREMLEENYRKVDKGYNSFPTNIPGTAYQQAILARKRLNRILGEIISSRKEKRLLEKDMLGHFLSFKDENDQKLSDEQIADNIIGVLFAAQDTTASVITWVLKFLHDDPKLLEAVKAEQMAIYDANNGGKMPLTWEQTRSMPLTHRVVMESLRMASIISFTFREAVVDVDYKGYLIPKGWKVMPLFRNIHHNPEFFPNPQEFDPSRFEVAPKANTFMPFGNGVHACPGNELAKLEALILIHHLVTNFRCEVVSSKSGIQYGPFPVPQQGLPARFWKEPKQLQS; encoded by the exons ATGGAGATTGTTTCTATTTTACTATACATTATCCTCTTCCTCTCCACTCTTCTTTCAttattaaagaaacaaaagaatgggattcattttaaaaaattcaagctTCCACCTGGTTCAATGGGTTGGCCATACGTTGGTGAAACTCTTCAACTCTATTCTCAAGAcccaaatattttctttttaaccaAACAAAAAAG ATATGGTGAAATATTCAAAACCCATATACTGGGTTGCCCTTGTGTGATGTTGGCCAGCCCTGAGGCGGCTAGGTTCGTGTTGGTGACACATGCTCATTTGTTCAAACCGACGTACCCGAAGAGCAAAGAGAGGCTTATCGGTCCTCACGCACTGTTCTTTCACCGAGGCGGATACCATGCTCGGTTGAGGAGATTGGTGCAGAACTCGTTAGCACCTCAAACTATAAAGAAATTGATCCCTGATATTCAAGGCATTGCTGTTTCGACACTCGAATCATGGGCTGCTTCTGGTCAAGTTGTAAACACCTTTTATGAGATGAAGAAG TTGTCATTCGATGTCGgcattttgtccatttttggtCACATAGAAAGAGGGTTCAGAGAGATGTTGGAGGAGAATTACCGGAAAGTAGACAAAGGTTACAATTCCTTTCCGACAAACATTCCTGGGACTGCTTATCAACAAGCTATCCTT GCGAGGAAAAGGCTGAACCGGATTTTGGGTGAAATAATAAGCTCAAGGAAGGAGAAAAGGCTGTTGGAGAAGGACATGTTGGGCCATTTTTTAAGCTTCAAGGATGAAAATGATCAAAAATTGAGCGATGAGCAGATTGCAGATAACATTATTGGAGTACTTTTTGCAGCACAAGACACAACAGCCAGTGTTATAACATGGGTTCTTAAATTCCTTCATGATGATCCCAAACTTCTAGAAGCTGTTAAg GCAGAGCAAATGGCAATATATGACGCCAACAACGGAGGAAAAATGCCATTAACATGGGAACAAACAAGAAGCATGCCTCTTACACATAGG GTTGTAATGGAGAGCTTGAGGATGGCAAGTATTATATCTTTCACATTCAGGGAAGCAGTAGTTGATGTTGACTACAAAG GATACTTAATACCCAAGGGTTGGAAAGTGATGCCATTATTCAGGAACATTCATCATAACCCAGAATTTTTTCCCAATCCTCAAGAATTCGATCCATCTAGATTTGag GTAGCTCCAAAAGCCAACACCTTCATGCCATTTGGAAACGGCGTTCATGCTTGCCCCGGCAATGAACTGGCGAAGCTGGAGGCTCTCATTTTGATCCACCACCTAGTAACAAATTTTag GTGCGAGGTTGTGAGTTCAAAAAGTGGTATTCAATATGGGCCATTCCCAGTGCCTCAACAAGGACTCCCAGCCAGATTTTGGAAGGAACCAAAGCAGTTACAATCATGA